In the genome of Pseudomonas sp. B33.4, the window ATTGAGAATGCTGGTCGCCACCTTGCCGCCAACCCAGAGTTCCTTGGCGACCACCGAGTTGGCGTCGTCGTCGGCACTGACCCTGACCTTGGCATTGATGATGAGAGGGGCAAGGCGGTAGTCCTCGACGTCCGTTGCGTCGAGTTCCAGCGGGCCGGCGGTCTTTGCTTGAGGGACCAGCAGGTAAGCATTCGGGCCTTGCTGTTCGATCTGCAATTGGCTCCCCTGCAGCAACGATGACAGTGCTGTAGACGTATCGAGCGAGCCATTCACGCCAGCGGTGGTGCGGTTCGCAACACTCGACGCGTCGAAGGAAAGACTGATGCCGGCCTCGCGCGCAAAGCGATCAAGCGCCGGCGCCAGTGGGCCGGCAGCGATGTTCCACTGCTTTATTTGATTGCTGTGGTCAGCGCTCGACGTTTGCGCCAGCGACGGCAATGTGTAGCTGCTGACGATCAAACCCAACATCGCACCCTGCAAGGCACGATTCAATGGATGGCGCTGTGAAACCGGGGACGAACTCATTTTCTCGCTCCAAGAAAGGACATCGACAGACTGGCCTGTATTCCGGCCTTCCTTAGAGGTCGAACGATAATGAGAAACCACCTCATTATTTTTCAGGTAGTTTTGATGGGCTCAGGTAGCAGCGGTCACGGTTACCCAATAACGGGTTCGGTAATCAATGTGCAAGCGCAGTGATTGCGCGATCAGTGCCAGGACCTGATCGTTGTCGCCGAGCTGGAAGGTGCCGGAAACGCGGCGATCCGCAACCTCTTCGGCGCAGCGCAATACCCCTGGGCGATAGCGCGACAACTCCACGATGAAATCCTTGAGGCGCATATTGCGCGCACTGATCACGCCGTCACCCCAGCTCCACAGATCAAGACCGTTGTCGCTGAACGTTCGGGCGCCACTTGATGTGAACAGCAACTGATTGCCTGCCTGGACGCTGCGGCTCGCAGGACTTTGACTGGCGCCGGGGAACACCGTGACTGATCCTTCCTGAGCTGCGACCAGCGTGCCTTCGTCAAGCTCGCGTGCCAGAAAGCGGGAACTTTGGGCGCGCATGATCCCGTCGCGTGATTGCACCCAGAACGGTCGCGTTTGCGGCGAGTGTTGATCGGCGCCGACATTCACGATGATTTCACCCCGTCGCAGGATGATCAGGCGTCGCTGGGCGTCGAAATCGCTGTCGACGGCGCTATCGCTATTGAGTTGGATAAGGCTGCCATCATCGAGTTGGAAACGTCGTCGCTCGCCGGTGCTGCTGCGCTGCTGCGCAAGCATGGCGGGTACGGGTGTGTAGTCCCGGCCGAGCCAGGCTGCCGTGCCAACGGTGGCCAATATGCCCAGTAGTTTCAGGCCGTCCCGCCGCCGCATTCCCTGATGGCTGCCATCAAGGGTTTGGCGCGCCAGTTGAGCGGGTACGCCGGCAAACTCATCCCCAAGCGTTTCCACACGCTGCCACGCCAACACATGCTCTGGGCGCTGCTGCAGCCAGTGCTCAAAAGTAAGCTGTGTTTGTTCATCGGCTTGATTGAAGCGCAGGCGCACCAGCCATTGGATCGCCTGTTCAACAATGGCCGGATCCAGCGCCTGCGGCTCAGGCCTCGACATAACGCAAGCGATAGCAGTGTTGCAGGGCAGTGGCTAGGTCGCGCTCAATCGTCGCGCGGGAAACACCGAGCTTTTCGGCTATTTGCGCGCACGTCAGACCGTCGAGTCGGGCAAATAAAAACGCCTGGCGAACCCTTGGTTTAAGCATGCTGAGCATGCGGTCTATGCGCTCCAGCGCATCAAGAATCAGCAGCCGGCTTTCTTCCGAGGGAACCTCGTGTTGAGGCAGCAACGTGACGCTTTCCAGGTAGGCACGTTCGAGTTCGCGACGACGATACTGATCAATCATCAGTCCGCGGGCGATACTGCTCAAATAGGCACGTGGTTCGCGCAAGGGGCTGGACTGACGGGATTTGAGCAGACGTACGAAGGTGTCCTGCGCCAAATCTGCTGCGTTATCGCGACATCCAATGCGTCGGATCAGCCAGCCGTGTAACCACGAGTGGTGGGTGCGATAGAGCAGCCCTAGATCTGCAGTACCTAGCGTTTCATCGCTGCGCATCGAATCCCCGGAAAGTACATGATTGATAATTAATCTCATTCTACTCAGGCGACAGGCCTTAGGCAAATACGAAGCGTTCAGCGTTCGCATTGGTGCGAATGGCGTCACCCTGTAGGGGCTGCGAGTAAAAGAATGCATCCAGCGTCTGGACGATTTGAACGCTAGCCAGCGGGCACTTTTTCGTTCAGACCCTGGCCAGCAGAAGGCCGCTCAGTGTGCCAATGACGGTTGGGTCGCGACCGAGACAGTGAAGACCACGACAAACAGCACGACGACTCCCCAGAACATCACCATGACTGTCACCATGAAGACCTTAAGGCCTTGATAAAGCCTGCGCAGCCAATGGCCTTCGGGTTTTGCTTCAGAGCGGGTTCTTAGTACGCCTTTCAAATAGAAGCCGAGGAGCGCCAATAGCGCGCCATCGATTGCCAGTGCAGGCAGACCGGCTACGGGGAAAATGCTTTCCCACCGATAGAAAGAAGACCGGCTCAGAAAGACCACATAACAAGTCAGACTGCCGTAGGGCAGTGCTCTCCACCATTTGCCGGCCAGCGCGCCGACCATCAGGCACATGATCACCATGAACGGGCTGAGCAGAATATGGAGCATCCACTCCATTACGTTGGGCAAGTAGTCCGGGGAATGGATGCTGCGCCAGAGGTGTTCCAACATTGATCGGGTTCCTACCGTCCATGAAGTAAGTGCTGCTGCGGTGCTTCCGTGCTGCAGCACGGTATCGGCGTGTTTTCGGGTTACATAAGGGCTGTTGTGTGAATAGGGGAAGAAGGGACGTTCAGGGAGGATCGGTTCTGCCCATAACCATCGTTCACACAGCTCAATCGCTAAAGTTCCAGCCAGTCAGAATGAAGCTGCGGAAAACGCACTTGCAGCCACTCAATAAAAACTTGAACCTGGGGCGCAAGATGAGTCCGGCTCGGGTATAGCAATGACACGGGACGAGGGGCTGGCCGATAGGGTTTTAGAATTTCCACCAAACCGCGACTTTCCAAATGCTTGGCCACGGCGATCCCGGGCGCCTGAATTATTCCGAAGCCCGACACGCCACACTGAACGTACGCATTCGACTCGGTGACGGTGATGCCGGCGTCAGGCACAAAGGATCGATCCTGAGCTTTTACCGAAAAATGCCAGGGCAATATTCTGTTGCTCTGACCGGACAAGAAGTTGACGCCTCGATGGGAGGCCAGATCGTCGAGCGTCTTGGGTTCGCCATGCTCGTTCAAATACTCTGGCGCGGCACACGTCACCATCGTCGCCATTGCGACAGGGCGAGCGATCAGGCTCGAATCCGGTAGATCGCCGATACGCAACGCACAGTCGACGCCTTCGCCTATCAAGTCGACGGCCCGATCAGTCACGCCCAGAATCATGTTGATACCTGGGTAGCAGACGGTGAATTCTTTAAGGCTATTGATGAATTTCATCTGTGCGAAGGCGCTTGGGATATCGACGCGAAGTCGGCCTGTGAGCGTTATTCCGGATCGATCGAACATTGAGGTCGCAGCAGAAATATCCGCCAGAATTTCCTGTACCCGCTCATAGAACCTTTCGCCCTCGGCGGTGAGGGCGACCTTTCTCGTGGTGCGCTGGAACAAGCGCACGCCCAGTGACTTTTCCAACTCCTGGATATACCGAGTCACCTGAGGTCGCCCGATGTCCAGCGATTCGGCGGCTTTGGTAAAGCTGCCAAGTTCGGCAAGCCTGGCGAACAGTCGCATCGATTGAAGCAATTCCATGACGCTTTCCTATGACACCCGAGTGAATCAAGAGGTTGAACATGATTGTTATCCAAGAATAGAACAATCATGTCTTTTTCCACGCATTTATTGCGCACCTTCAAAAGCGAAAAATGCACCCAAGGCAGAACCGGTTCTGGTTCGAGGCCATTGATGTGTATTTGGAGATTGGCAATGAAAGCGTGGTTATTGAAAGATTTCGGACTCGAAAACCTGCAATTGGGAGAGGTAGCGACCCCGCAACCCAAGACTGGCGAGCTACTGGTGAAAGTCGGTGCTGTCTCGCTCAACTTTCGCGACAAGGCTATCGTCGACGGCATTTACGAACCGCACATGGTGCCCAAACCGCTGATTCCCGTGAGCGATGCAGCTGGCACGGTTGTGGCGATTGGTGACAACGTCACGCGTTTTAAAGTCGGTGATCGCGTCAACTCCCATCTTTACTCACGTTGGCTGGATGGCGAGCCAGGGCCGAACGAACCCGATTACTGCTTCGGTTCACCGTTGCCCGGCGGTCTGGCCGAGTACATGATCATCCATGAAGACAGCGCCGTCGGTGCACCCGACAACATGAGCGACGAAGAGGCGGCAACACTTCCCATTGCTGCGCTCACAGCTTGGTATTCGCTGGTGGACTTTGGACAAATCCAGCCCGGTCAAACCGTATTGGTTCAAGGCACTGGAGGTGTATCGATATTTGCCGTGCAGATCGCTACTGCACTGGGCGCAAAGGTAATCGCAACATCAAGCAGCGACCAGAATCTGCAAACCGTGAAGGGGCTGGGGGCTGTGGCGGGCATCAATTACAGAACCACCCCGAAGTGGGCAGACGAAGTGCTGAAACTGACCGGAGGTAAAGGCGTCGATTTACTACTTGATGTGGCCGGTGGCAGTGGCATCAACCAATCGGTCGCAGCAACCAAGGCATCGGGGCGTATTGCGCAGATCGGCTTTCTGACAGGACAAACCGTTGAACTCAATCTGATGCCACTCATTTTTCGCCAGACGACCATTCGCGGAATCGCCGTGGCGCCGCGCTCATCATTCGACCGGATGAATAGTTTCCTCAACGAGCATAAAATCCGTCCCGTGATCGATCAGGTTTATCCGTTCGAGAAAGCACGAGAAGCTTACGAACATCTCGCGAGGGGAGCATTTGGGAAGGTTGTGATCAAAGTCGCTTGATAACGTTAAGGCGCCAATTTTGGCGCCTTTTTCTGGCCCATCGCAGCAGATTCGCCAGCAGAGTCTGAGTTGGAGTTGACAGAGTAATGTCTTCAACCGCATTTCATGGACTCATGATCGCCGCCAGTTTCGGATGGTTTTTTGCGTAATACAGCTCTGACTCAGCGTCATCTTCGAGGAAGTGCCATATCTTTTTTGATCGCATGGAATATATGACGATAATCAGAAATACCCCGAGATAAAGCCACATCAAACTGGTTGCGCCGGATCTGGACATGATGGCGCCCGTCATCATGAATGAGACCGAGCTTCCTAGTTGACTGATCACTAACGTGGATGCCATCAGTCGTACGCGTACGCCGGAGGGGATCGACATGACCCTCTTGTCCATTCCGACCATCGTAATGCAAGCACTCGCCGCCCCGGCGAAAAACAGGCAACTACTCAACTGCCAGATTTCGTCGGTTTGTGTCGCTGCACAGAGTGCAAACGTTAATAAGGCCCAACATCCAAGATACTTGTTGCGCTGATTCTGCTTTCTGGTAATCAGCGGACTTAAAAAGAACAAACCTGCGACGGCTCCACCCGCGATCACTGCATTGAACAAGCCCACGCTACCGTCAGCCAGACCGCGTGTGTGTATGAGCGCTGGAACCAGCATCGGTACGGTGGCGGTTACGGCCAAACCCAGTAGCAATCCTGAAAACGTCAAAAACTGTTCTGGCGGTAGAACGCATTTGAGTTTGAGCCCCAAAAACATGTCATTAACAAGATCGGTTAATGATTTTCTGGGTTGCAGGGCAGGGGCTGCGCTGACGGGTAACGCCTTGGCTACAACCACAATGAAGAATCCCACTATCGACACAAATAGCACCGAGACTTCCAGTGAGGAAACCGTAATCACAATACCCGCCAACAAAGGCCCAGCAACCCGGCCGACAGTAACAACGATGCGTCGGACGCGAAATGCAGCGTCCGTCCGATGTTTATCAACGGTTTCCGCAGGATAGATACCCAACAGAGGCTGGATCATTCCAAATGCTGATGCAGCGATCACATCGATCAGTATCAGCGCATCAAGCGAATACCAGTTTGCGGCAAAAAAATATCGCAATACGCTGGCCATCAAGATCGCAAAACAGCCCACCTCGAGCGCCGTACTGCGGCGCATCGACTCAACACGCGGCGCCAGACACAACATCGAAATGATCGCCGCGAGTGCGAGCGCTGTTTCGTAGGCGGCCAGCTCCAGCAGGCTTCCTCGCTGCACGATAATCAGAGGTAGCGTGGTATTCCAGCAACCGAGGTAGATCCAGAGTAACAAGTCCAGGCACAGATACTTTCGAAATGTACTCAAAGGGTGACTTCCTTGTTCCGCACCTTGTGTTTGGGATCTCATTCGCATGCGCCGAAT includes:
- a CDS encoding FecR domain-containing protein, translated to MSRPEPQALDPAIVEQAIQWLVRLRFNQADEQTQLTFEHWLQQRPEHVLAWQRVETLGDEFAGVPAQLARQTLDGSHQGMRRRDGLKLLGILATVGTAAWLGRDYTPVPAMLAQQRSSTGERRRFQLDDGSLIQLNSDSAVDSDFDAQRRLIILRRGEIIVNVGADQHSPQTRPFWVQSRDGIMRAQSSRFLARELDEGTLVAAQEGSVTVFPGASQSPASRSVQAGNQLLFTSSGARTFSDNGLDLWSWGDGVISARNMRLKDFIVELSRYRPGVLRCAEEVADRRVSGTFQLGDNDQVLALIAQSLRLHIDYRTRYWVTVTAAT
- a CDS encoding sigma-70 family RNA polymerase sigma factor encodes the protein MRSDETLGTADLGLLYRTHHSWLHGWLIRRIGCRDNAADLAQDTFVRLLKSRQSSPLREPRAYLSSIARGLMIDQYRRRELERAYLESVTLLPQHEVPSEESRLLILDALERIDRMLSMLKPRVRQAFLFARLDGLTCAQIAEKLGVSRATIERDLATALQHCYRLRYVEA
- a CDS encoding LysR family transcriptional regulator, translating into MELLQSMRLFARLAELGSFTKAAESLDIGRPQVTRYIQELEKSLGVRLFQRTTRKVALTAEGERFYERVQEILADISAATSMFDRSGITLTGRLRVDIPSAFAQMKFINSLKEFTVCYPGINMILGVTDRAVDLIGEGVDCALRIGDLPDSSLIARPVAMATMVTCAAPEYLNEHGEPKTLDDLASHRGVNFLSGQSNRILPWHFSVKAQDRSFVPDAGITVTESNAYVQCGVSGFGIIQAPGIAVAKHLESRGLVEILKPYRPAPRPVSLLYPSRTHLAPQVQVFIEWLQVRFPQLHSDWLEL
- a CDS encoding MFS transporter codes for the protein MSTFRKYLCLDLLLWIYLGCWNTTLPLIIVQRGSLLELAAYETALALAAIISMLCLAPRVESMRRSTALEVGCFAILMASVLRYFFAANWYSLDALILIDVIAASAFGMIQPLLGIYPAETVDKHRTDAAFRVRRIVVTVGRVAGPLLAGIVITVSSLEVSVLFVSIVGFFIVVVAKALPVSAAPALQPRKSLTDLVNDMFLGLKLKCVLPPEQFLTFSGLLLGLAVTATVPMLVPALIHTRGLADGSVGLFNAVIAGGAVAGLFFLSPLITRKQNQRNKYLGCWALLTFALCAATQTDEIWQLSSCLFFAGAASACITMVGMDKRVMSIPSGVRVRLMASTLVISQLGSSVSFMMTGAIMSRSGATSLMWLYLGVFLIIVIYSMRSKKIWHFLEDDAESELYYAKNHPKLAAIMSP
- a CDS encoding NAD(P)-dependent alcohol dehydrogenase, whose product is MKAWLLKDFGLENLQLGEVATPQPKTGELLVKVGAVSLNFRDKAIVDGIYEPHMVPKPLIPVSDAAGTVVAIGDNVTRFKVGDRVNSHLYSRWLDGEPGPNEPDYCFGSPLPGGLAEYMIIHEDSAVGAPDNMSDEEAATLPIAALTAWYSLVDFGQIQPGQTVLVQGTGGVSIFAVQIATALGAKVIATSSSDQNLQTVKGLGAVAGINYRTTPKWADEVLKLTGGKGVDLLLDVAGGSGINQSVAATKASGRIAQIGFLTGQTVELNLMPLIFRQTTIRGIAVAPRSSFDRMNSFLNEHKIRPVIDQVYPFEKAREAYEHLARGAFGKVVIKVA